In the genome of Dermacentor silvarum isolate Dsil-2018 chromosome 1, BIME_Dsil_1.4, whole genome shotgun sequence, one region contains:
- the LOC119445121 gene encoding isocitrate dehydrogenase [NADP] cytoplasmic, with the protein MARVVWNLLRERLIEPYVDADLRVFDLSIEHRNQINDTVTREATQALKINNVGFKCATITSEKDILENYYLKRTWLSPSAVIRNALDGAVFREPMVCRNITRLVKQSRKPIIIARHAFGDQYNGKDFVVPGPGTLQIKYSSIGVPYTLT; encoded by the coding sequence ATGGCACGCGTAGTCTGGAACCTCCTCCGGGAGAGGCTCATCGAGCCGTACGTGGACGCCGACCTGAGGGTGTTCGATCTATCAATCGAACATCGCAACCAGATCAACGACACTGTCACCCGGGAGGCCACCCAGGCGCTCAAGATAAACAATGTGGGCTTCAAGTGCGCCACCATCACGTCCGAGAAGGACATTCTCGAGAACTACTATTTGAAGCGCACGTGGTTGTCGCCTAGCGCCGTCATTCGCAACGCCCTCGATGGCGCCGTCTTCCGGGAGCCGATGGTCTGCCGCAACATCACTCGGCTCGTGAAGCAGTCGCGTAAGCCCATCATCATCGCGCGCCACGCGTTCGGCGACCAGTACAACGGCAAGGACTTTGTGGTCCCCGGACCCGGCACGCTCCAGATCAAGTACTCGTCCATCGGAGTACCCTACACCTTGACGTAA